The following is a genomic window from Flavobacterium sp..
TTATAGGCATTGCAGTATCTAAATGATATATTTTTAAGGTTTTAAAATACTCTTCATCTGCAGAAAAAACAGATATACTTGTCCATAGTAAAAGCTCTAGTATGCTAATTACTACAATCCATTTCACGATAGAAGAGGATCGCTTGTGGAGCATTCTGTAAATTTCTTTTTCTCCTATTTGTTGGAATGAACCTTCTTGTTTTTTCCAATCTTTTTTTAATATTTCTAATTCATCCATCTGTTACGGATTTAATATTTTTTTTAATTTTCCTTTTACACGATTCATTTTTACCCGTGCATTTACTTCACTAATCCCTAATGTTTCAGAAATTTCAGTATAATCTTTATCTTCTAAATATAAGAAAACCAAGGCTTTTTCAATATCGTTGAGCTCGCTAATGGCGCTGTATAACAATTTTAATTTTTCTTCATCTTCAAAGTTATATTCCTCCTGAGTCACCTTGTGAAAGGCATTATCAAACTCAATGGTGTCAACGGTACGTTTCTTTTTTCGATAAAGGGTTATAGCTGTATTTAGCCCTACACGATATGCCCAAGTAGAAAACTTAGAATCTCCTCTAAAGTTTGGAAAAGCCTTCCATAATTGAATGGTAATTTCTTGAAACAAATCGTTATGTGCATCTGAAT
Proteins encoded in this region:
- a CDS encoding sigma-70 family RNA polymerase sigma factor, with product MKSESEILFVQQLKENQNIIHKICRLYTTDSDAHNDLFQEITIQLWKAFPNFRGDSKFSTWAYRVGLNTAITLYRKKKRTVDTIEFDNAFHKVTQEEYNFEDEEKLKLLYSAISELNDIEKALVFLYLEDKDYTEISETLGISEVNARVKMNRVKGKLKKILNP